From the genome of Arthrobacter russicus:
TCTTGAAGCGTCGGCTGGAATGGTGCGGATACCAGGCGGTCATGTCGGAGTACCACCAGGGCGAGAACTTTCCGGACGACGTCGACATCATCATCGGCGGCGGCGGCCAAGACAGTGGGCAGATCAAGATCCACGACGACCTGCAGCAGATTGCCGACCGGCTGCGCGGCTTCGCTGAGGACGGCATGCCGATGCTCATGGTGTGCGGTCTCTACCAACTGTTCGGCCGTTCGTTCACCACGGTCACCGGGGAGGTGCTCACCGGGATCGGCGTCTTCGACGCGGAGACCTTCGGCGCCAGCAAGCGGCTGACCGGGAATGCCGTGATCGACAGCGAGCGGTTCGGCCCGGTGGTGGGCTTCGAGAACCACAGCGGCAAGACTACGCTCGGTCCCGGCTCCGCCGCGCTGGGCAAAGTCCGGACCGGCTTCGGCAACAACGGTGACGACCGGACCGAAGGCGCCCTGCACCGCAACGTGGTCGGCACGTATTTCCACGGGCCGGTTTTGCCCAAAAACCCCGCGATCGCGGATTTCCTGATCAGCACGGCGATCGAGCGGAAATACGGTCCGGTCGAGATTCGGCAGGCCGAGCCGGAGATCAACAAGATCTACACGGAACGGGCCCGGCAGCATATCTTGGACAAATGAGACGGACCCGGATTGCTTTACGGAACCGGGCGAAATGAGGTATGTTACTCACGAGTAACATAACTTTGAGAAGGATGATGATGTCCAAATTCGACGTTGACGTAAACAATCTGCCGTATGCCGACGGTGACTTCTATGCGTTCGAGCAGTTGCTCAGCGACGCCGAACGCGAGCGGTTGCAGCAGATCCGCGACTTCTTGGCCAAAGAGGTCAAGCCGGTGGCTGTCGATCACTGGAATCGGGCCGAGTTCCCGATGGACCTCATCCCGAAGATCGCCGAATTGGACGTGATGAGCCCGGTCCGCAGACAGGGCTACAGCAACCTTTTCGCCGGCATCGTGCATGCTGAGTTCACCCGCGCCGATGCTTCGATCGCCACTTTCATGGGCGTCCATGACGGTCTGTTCACCGGCTCGATCGAAGTGATGGCCTCGGAGGAGCAAAAGGCACGCTGGCTCCCGGACATCTACGCGCTCAAAAAAATCGGTGCTTTCGGGCTGACCGAGCCGCTCGGCGGATCGGATGTGGCCGGCGGCACCCGGACCACGGCCAAGCGCGACGGGGACAACTGGATCCTCAACGGCGCCAAGCGCTGGATCGGCAATGCGACGTTTTCCGATTGGGTCGTCATTTTCGCCCGCGACGTCGACGACAACCAGGTGAAAGCCTTCATGGTGGACACCTCGACCCCGGGGTACACCGCGACCAAGATCGAGAACAAGATCGCGCTGCGCACGGTGCAGAACGCCGATATCACGCTGGAGAACGTGGTGATTTCGGATGCTTTCAAGCTGGTGCACGGGAACTCCTTCCGGGACACCAACAAGGTGCTCAAGGTCACCCGCCTGGCCGTGGCCTGGCAGGCCGTCGGCCAGCAATTGGCGACCTTCGACGTGGCCCGGCGCTACGCGGTGGAGCGGCTCCAATTCGGCCGGCCGCTGGCTTCCTTCCAGCTGATCCAGGACCAGCTGGTGCAGATCCTGGGCAATGCCGTGGCTTCCATGGGCATGATGGTGCGGCTTTCCCAACTCGAAGACCTCGGCGAGGCAAAAGACGAACAATCGGCGCTCGCCAAAGCCTTCACCACGGCCCGGATGCGCGAATCGGTGGCGCTGGGCCGCAGCATTCTCGGCGGCAACGGCATCGTGACCGATTACGAGATGGCCAAGATCTTCGCCGATGCCGAGGCGATTTACTCCTACGAGGGCACCTACGAAATCAACTCCTTGGTCACCGCTCGGGCGATCACCGGGATTTCGGCCATCGTCTGATCTTCCCGGGGCCGGTCCGGATTGCCGCAATCGGTTCTGCGAACGACAGCAGGACCGACGGCCGGCGGTCACGGAGGAAGTCCAGCGGGTCGAGATAGACCTGACCACGCCGAACGCCCCAATGCAGGCAGCCGGCGGCTTCAGCCGAGCAATGCCCGGCCGGCCCGGTAGCCTCGGTGGGGGAGCCCGGTTCCGATTCGGCCGGCACTGGCGGTCCGGCGCGGCCGGGCAGCTCGGTCTCGATCCTGCCGATGGGCTGGCTCCGTTGCACTGCCTGGCCCGGCGCGAGGCTGGAGCGCACCGGTTCGAAACTGCTGCGCAAGCCACCGTGCTCGATGGCCAGCACGTAGCGGTCGACCAGCCAGCCGGAGAAGCTCACGGTGCCGGCCGCCGGCGAGAGCACGTCTTGGCCGGGCACTGCGGCGAGGTCGACGCCGCGGTGCCCGGGCAGCCAATCGCGTTCCGGCGGGTCGAAGGGTCTGTGGATTTCCGGTTGTGGCGCAAGCGGCCATTCCCAGGCGCCGCTCCGGTCGGGGTCAGGACGTTCGGCGGGGACCGCCGGCCAGGCCGCGAGCAGCAAGGCCAGTAGCCAGCCGGCCGGGCGGGCTGCGGAAAGAATCCTCATCCGGCAACTCTGCCGTCGTGGCCCGGCCAGCTCAACCGTGACACCGGTGATGTGTGGAAACCGGTGATTTCTTGCGGTTGTGCCGGGTGAGTCCCCTGGAACGGGTGCTGTACACTGGTAATTGCAGCGCGCGTATGTGCGCTGACTACGCGTGTCCAAATCCAACGTCGTCGAGCTCGATCCGACGGCAGGGTTGCGCTCCTTTCGGTCCTTCGAATCCGCTCCGGCGGAGCTGAGGGAAGGAGCGCAGACTGGGCACCAGGAACAACCGTAAACATCCAAACACAAAGGAGCGCCGGCATGCCCGTCGTAACCATGCGCCAGCTGTTGAACAGCGGCGTACATTTCGGTCACCAGACCCGCCGTTGGAACCCGAAGATGAAGCGATTCATCCTCACCGAGCGCAACGGCATCTACATCATCGACTTGCAGCAGTCGTTGTCCTACATCGACCGCGCCTACGAATTCGTCAAGGCCACTGTGGCCCACGGCGGAACCGTGCTCTTCGTCGGCACCAAGAAGCAGGCTCAGGAAGCCATTTCCGAGCAGGCCACCCGGGTCGGCCAGCCGTACGTCAACCACCGCTGGCTCGGTGGCATGATGACCAACTTCCAGACCGTGGCCAAGCGGATCCAGCGCATGAAAGAACTCGAAGAGATCAACTTCGAGGACGTTGCGGCTTCCGGGCACACCAAGAAGGAACTGCTGCTGCTCAAGCGCGAGCTGACCAAGCTCGAAAGCAACCTCGGCGGCATCCGCAACCTGAACAAGGTGCCCTCGGTCATCTGGATCGTCGACACCAAGAAAGAGCACCTCGCGATCGACGAAGCGAAGAAGCTCAACATCCCGGTGGTTGCCATCCTGGACACCAACTGCGATCCCGACGAAGTCGATTTCCCGATCCCGGGCAACGACGACGCGATCCGTTCCGTGAACATCCTGACCCGCGTGATCGCCGACGCCGTTGCCGAGGGCTTGATCGCCCGCAACGCCAAGGCGACCGGTACCGACGAGGCCGCCGCCGCAGAGCCGCTGGCCGAGTGGGAGCGCGAATTGCTCGAGACCTCGAACACCGAAGCTGCCGAAGCCCCGGTCGCCGAAGCCGCTGCGGAAGCTCCGGCTGAAGCAGTTGCCGAGGCCCCGGCCGAAGCGGCTGCTCCGGCTGCCGAGGCGGAGACCACCGAAGCCGACGACACCAAGTAACTTCCGAACGATGACGTGTGGTGCGCTCGCGTGGCGCACCACACGTTTGAGTCGGGTCAAATCAACGACATAACAGGAGTTCACATGGCGAACTACACCGCCGCTGATATCAAGGCACTCCGCGAGCGCACCGGCGCTGGCATGATGGACGTGAAGAAGGCCCTGGACGAGGCTGACGGCAACGCCGAGAAGGCGCTCGAACTGATCCGGATCAAGGGTCTCAAGGGTGCCACCAAGCGCGAAGGCCGTTCTACTGCTGAAGGCCTGGTTGCCGCAACCGTCGAGAACGGCGTCGGGGTCATGGTCGAGGTCAATTGCGAGACCGACTTCGTGGCCAAGTCCGCCCCGTTCATCGAGTTCGCCAACAAGGCCCTGGCTGCTGCTGTGGCCTCCGGCGCAGCGGACGTCGACGCGCTTCTGGCTGCCGACGTGGACGGCAAGCCGTTGTCCGAATTGGTCATCGAAGCCGGCGCACTGCTGGGCGAAAAGGTCGCGATCCGCCGTCTGGCCCGGGTCACCGGCGCCGTGGTCGATGCGTACTTGCACAAGACCTCGAAGGATTTGCCGGCCCAGGTCGGCGTCCTGTTCGCTGCGGAGGGTTCCGGCGAGGCCGCGACCACCGCGGTGCACGATGTTGCGGTGCACATCGCAGCTTATTCACCCAACTACTTGGTCCGCGAAGATGTTCCGGCCGAACTGGTTGACAGCGAGCGTCGGATCGCCGACGAGACCGCGCGTGCCGAAGGCAAGCCGGAAGCCGCGTTGACCAAGATCGTCGAAGGCCGGTTGACCGGCTTCTTCAAGGAAAACGTGCTGCTCGACCAGCCGTTCGCCAAGGACGCCAAGCAGAGCGTGGCGCAGGTTCTGGAAGCCGCTGGCGCCAAAGCCGGCGGGTTCGCCCGGTTCCGCGTCGGAGCCTGATTCACCGGGTTCCAGCTGCACGTTCCAGCAAAAGGCCTGTTCCGGGTTTCCCGGGGCGGGCCTTTTGCGTACCCGGGATGCCGCGTCATGGTGTGGCGAGTCTCAGCGGACCGGATCGATCCAGCAAAGAGTATTCAATCAACTGGTTGAATATTTGGCCGGACTGTGGTTGACTTGTTTTGATCAACCTATTGGTTGATCAAAGAAAGGGTTGAATAATGGAATTCGACGAAGACCGTCTGGACCGGGCGTTCGCCGCTTTGGGCGATCCGATCCGGCGCCGGATCATCGCCAGGCTGTCGATCTCCGACGCCACGGTGAAGGAGCTGGCCGCTCCCTTCGACGTGTCCATCCAAGCAATTTCCAAACACCTGCAGGTTTTGGAAGCTGCCGGCTTGATCAGCCGCAGCCGGGATGCGCAGAAGCGCCCCTGCCATTTGATCAAGGACAACTTGGCCCAGCTGACCGGCTGGATCAACGAATACAGCTCATCGGTCGGGGAGAAGTTCCACAGGTTGGAGGAAGTCCTCGACGCCGGCCCTGCTGAAGCGGGTCGCATCTGAAAAGGAGAAGTGAGATGGCAACGCAGAACAAACTCGAAATCATTGCCGATTCCGGCAGCCAGAACATCACCTTGATCCGGGAAATCGACGCACCGGTCGACCGGGTTTTCCAGGCCTATGCCGATCCGGAACTGGTGGTGCAGTGGCTGGGGCCGCGCCGGCTCACCATGAAAATCGAACAGTGGCAAGTAGTCAGCGGTGGCGGTTATGCCTATGCGCACATCGATCAGGACGGCGCAGAATTCGGTTTCCGCGGCATGTTCCACACCGTGCGGCCCAATGAGCAGATCATCCAGACCTTCGAATACCTGGGTTTCCCGGGCAGCGTCTCGATCGAAGTGATGACGTTCGAAGAAGCCGGGCCGGGGCGGACCCGGATCGTCTCCACCGCCACTTACCCCTCGACCGAGACCCGGGAGCAGATGCTGCAGAGCGGCATGGAGGTCGGGGTCAGCGAAGGCTATGAGAGGTTGGCGGAACTGCTGGCCTGAAACCCGCCCGGGCCGGTCGGCCACCCTCGAGCGGCCGCAGCCCGGCCCCGGACCCGATCGGATCCGGGGCCGGGCTGCGGCCGCTTGCCGTCGGATGGCTGATCGCGATCCCCGGCTGCGGGCAGCGCCGGGGGCGCTGGAGACCAGCGTCACGCGTGGATATTCGCTCCCCGGCAGTCGCGCAGGATAATCTGGCTCAAGCGTTCGCGAAACCCCCAACCGCATTGATACGAGGGATGGCCCATGGAAAACACACAAGACAACGATGCCATCAACATTCCGGCGAAGACCAAGCGGCGGGTCCTGTTGAAGCTTTCCGGCGAAGTGTTCGGCGGCGGCGAGGTGGGTCTGGACCCGGCGACGGTGCAGGGCATCGCCCGGCAGATCGCGGCGACCGAGGGCGAAGTCGAGGTGGCGATCGTGGTGGGCGGCGGCAACTTCTTCCGCGGCGCGGAACTGTCCCAATCCGGGATGGACCGTTCGCGTGCCGACTACATGGGCATGCTGGGCACCGTGATGAACTGTTTGGCGCTGCAGGACTTCCTGGAACAGGCCGGCGTGGAGACCAGGGTGCAGAGTGCAATCACGATGGGCCAGGTCGCCGAAGCCTATATTCCGCGCCGCGCGATCCGGCACTTGGAAAAAGGCCGCGTGGTGATTTTCGGCGCGGGCGCCGGGTTGCCCTATTTCTCCACCGATACCGTGGCTGCGCAGCGGGCGTTGGAAGTGCACGCCGATATCGTGCTGATGGCGAAGAACGGCGTGGACGGCGTGTACACGGCGGACCCGAGGAAGGATCCGAGCGCCCAGAAGCTCGACCACCTCACCTACAACGAAGCGTTGCAGCGCGATATCCGGGTTTTGGACCAGACCGCGTTCAGCCTCTGCAAAGACAACAATCTTTCGATGTTGGTCTTCGGCATGGAAGGCGAAGGGAATGTCACCCGGGCTATCCGCGGCGAGAGCCTGGGCACCTTGGTAACCCCGTAGTATTGACTCTTGAGATTCCCTTTTTCGAAACTGCTGTAACCCAGGAGAGACCGTGATCGAAGAAACGCTGCTCGAAGCCGAAGAGAAGATGGACAAGGCCGTCGAGGTGGCCAAAGAGGATTTCAGCTCGGTGCGTACCGGCCGGGCCAATCCGGCCATGTACTCGAAGGTCATGGTCGATTACTACGGAACTCCCACACCGTTGCAGCAGCTGGCCTCTTTCGCCGTGCCGGAAGCCCGGGTGCTGATGATCAGCCCGTACGACCGCAACGCACTGGCGGACATCGAGAAGGCGTTGAGCAATTCGGAAATCGGCGCCAACCCGTCCAATGACGGCAACGTGATCCGGGTGGTCATTCCGGAACTCACCGAGGAACGCCGTCGCGACTACGTCAAGATCGTCCGGACCAAAGGCGAGGACGCCAAGGTCTCGATCCGGAACATCCGGCGCAAGGCCAAGGAAGGCCTGGACAAGATCGTCAAAGACGGCGACGCCGGTGAAGACGAAGGCTCGCGCGCGGAGAAGGAACTCGACGGTCTGACCAAATCGCACACCGAGGCCATCGACGAGTTGCTCAAGCGCAAAGAAGCCGAGCTGCTCGAGGTCTGATGAGCCAGTCGCCCGGCGCAGCAGGCGGTCCAGCCGAGGCCGCGGACCCGCGTACTGACACCTCGTCGGCCTACCGGCCGTTGCCCAGCCGGCGGGCGTTGCGCGCCGCGGAACGCGAGGCGGAAAAGAAGCACGCCAAAAACGCGGCGCACCGGGCGTCGCCGCAATCCGCCCGGCCGGCTTCGCTGGACGGACGGCGCACCCCGATCACCGGCGCGATTCCGGCGGTGCCGGCGCAGGCCATGCAAGCGCGCCCGGCAGCAGCCGTGCCGCCGATCCCGACCAGGCCGGCCTCGGCGAATTCAGCCTCGACCGCCCCGGGAAGGCCTGGCGCGGCGGCACTGCTCGCGAACCCCGCGGTGCAGCCTTCCAAGGCCGCCGCCGTCTTGCAATTGCCGGAACAGATCACCGCACCGAGCGAAAAGCCTTCCAGGGCGGGCCGGAATTTGCCCGCTGCGATCGGCGTCGGCTTGGCCTTGCTGGTCGTGGTGCTGATCGGACTGCTTTTTTACCCCCCGGCTTTCGCGGTGATGGTGATTTTGGCCTCGGCGTTGGGGGTCTGGGAAGTCAGCCGGGCGCTGCTGCAACGCGGCGTGGTCGTACCGATCGTGCCGATCATGTTCTCCGTGGTGGCGATGCCGGTCGTGGGGTACTACGTCGGGGCCGAAGGGTTGCTGTTCGCGTTGGTCGCCTGTGCGCTCGCCGTGATGATCTGGCGCTCGCTCGACGAAACTCCGGGAACCGGGCAGAGCATCTTCGCCGGGGTTTTCCTGATCGCCTGGATCCCTTTCCTGATTTCCTTCGTGCTGTTGCTGATCCGGGCATCGGACGGGCCGGCCAGTGCATTGGCCTTCCGCGGCGGCTGGCCGGAACTCGGTGCGCTCAAAGTGGTCACGGTGTTGCTGCTCGTAGTGGCCAGCGACACCTTCGGCTACCTCTTCGGGGCACTGTTCGGCAAACACCCGATGGCACCGAAGATCAGCCCGAAGAAGTCCTGGGAAGGATTCATCGGTTCGGTGCTCGGCGCCAGTCTGATCGGCGTTCTGGCCTCGGTTTTCCTGCTGCGCGAAGCCTGGTGGGTCGGTGTGGTCCTGGCCGTGGGCATCGTGCTCGCCGGCACCACCGGCGACTTGGCGGAATCCATGATCAAGCGCGAACTCGGGGTCAAAGACATGTCCAGCATCCTGCCCGGCCACGGTGGCCTGATGGACCGGCTGGACTCGATCCTGTTCGCGGCGCCGGCTGCTTTCATGCTTTTCAGTCTGCTCGACTGGTTGCAGGGCCTGTGAAACGCGCTCCGGGTCGCGGCAAGCCACACGGAGCATGCTTAAGATGGATGTTGAGATGACTGCGGCCGGCTACGGTGCGGCCGATGGAAGAGACGAACGGGGAAGAACTCGCGTGGCAGAGACAATTCAAGGTCGGGCGCAGGGCGCTCCTTTTGCGCGCGTGGATCGCAAGGCTTACGGATACAACGTCAGACAGGTGGACCAGTTCCTCGCCTCGGCCCGTGCGATCTATACCGGAGCGGATTCTGCGGAGAAGCCGCTGACCAGCCACGACGTGCGGGAGATGACCTTCGACGCGGTCCGCGGCGGCTATGAACCGCAAGCCGTTGACGCCGCGCTGGACCGTTTGGAAGACGTCTTCGCCCAGCGCGAACGGGACGCGTTGATCGCGGGCAAAGGCGAAGAAGCCTGGATGGCGCAGATCGGCCGGCTCTCCAGCGTGCTGCGGGCCCGGCTGCACCGCGCGGAAGGTGAGCGGTTCCGCCGGCCCAAACGGAATGTGCGCAGTTATTCCGTGGCCGACGTCGACGCGCTGTGCGCCGAGCTGCTCGACTACTTCGAACACGACAAGCCGTTGAGCGTCGACCTGGTGCGCCGGGCGGTGTTCAGTCCGGCGCAAGGCAAAGACGGCTATGAGGAGCAGCAAGTCGATGCTTTCCTGGACCGGGTGGTCGAACTGATGGCCGCCATCGACTGAGCCGCGCTCCGGTTCAGCGCACGCCGAAGCCTTGCCGGGCGGGGTCCTCGGGGGTGTGCAAGCGGGCCAGGATCGATGACGTGGCCCGAGGGACCCGGTCTGCGCTCAGCAGCGAACCCAGAATCATCACGGCGAAAGCCAGCGGCACGGTGACGATCGCGGGTTGATTGAGCAGATCGGTGAGCAGCCCGGGTCCGATTCCGGCCGCTGCGGCCCAAGGCGCCGCCAAGGACGCCCCGCCGCAGATCACCGCGCCGGCGATCATCCCGGCGATGGCGCCGACGTCAGTCAATCCGCGCCACCAGATGCCCAAGAGCAGCAAAGGGCACAAGGTCGAGGCGGTGAAGGCGAACACCGCGCCGATGCTGCCGGCCAAGGCCGTGGCGTCCGAAAAGAGCGCGACCGCGAGCGGCAGCAAGGAACCCAGTACCGCGGCCCAGCGGAAGCCGCGGACGCTGCCGCCGAAGAGTTCCTGCGAAACCACCCCGGCCAAGGAGACCAACAACCCGGAGGTGCTGGAAAGGAATGCGGCGAAGGCGCCGGCGATGACCAGGGCGGACAGGAACTGTCCGCCGGGTCCGGGCAGCAGCGCCGCGGGAAGCAGCAGCACGGTCGCGTCGGCCTTGCCCGAATCGACCGGGAACATCCGGCCCAGCACGCCCAAGACCGTGGGCAGCAAGTAGAACGCGCCGAGCAGCGGCAGCACGATCAGCGTGGTGCGCCGGGCCGAGCGGCCGTCCGGGTTGGTGTAGAAACGGACCAGGACGTGCGGCAGGCCCAGGGTGCCGAAGAGCAGGCCCACGATCAACGAAATGGTCCGCACCGGTGCCGCGGAATCAGCGGTACCGGTGTCCGCGCCGAACGCCTGGGCCGCGGCCTGCGGAGTCTCCGGGAGGCCGGCGACGAGGATCAGCAGGAAGACCGCGGGTACCGCCAGGGCGGTGAATTTGAGCCAGAACTGGAACGCCTGGACAAAGGTGATCGACCGCATGCCGCCGGTCATCACCACGAGGCAGACCACCGCGATCACCAGGACCGGGCCCACCCAACCCGGCAGCCCGGCAGTGATCGAGACGGTGAGTGCCGCACCCTGCAACTGCGGCACGATGTAGAGCCAGCAGACCAGGATCACGCAGATCGAAGTCACCTTGCGCACCGCTTTGGACGCCAGCCGGAACTCCGCGAAATCCGGAATCGTGTAAGCCCGGGAACGGCGCAACGGGGCCGCGACGAAAAGCAGCAGCATGAGGTATCCAGCGGTGTAGCCGATCGGGAACCAGAGCGCATCGGCGCCGGAGAGCAGAATCAGCCCGGCTACGCCCAGGTAGCTGGCGGCAGAGAGGTATTCGCCGCCGATCGCCGAAGCGTTCCACCAAGGCCGCACGGTCCGGGAGGCGACATAGAAATCGCTCGTGGTCCGGGACAGTTGCAGCCCGAAGAACCCGACGACCACGGTCGCGGCGACCACGAGTCCGATCGCCGGCAGGCCGAAGGGGTTCATTTGTCCGCCACCAGATCCTGGAAGGCTTCCTCGTTCCGATCGGCGGCGCGGGAATACAGCCAAGCAGAAACGAAGATCACCGGATGGATGCCGATGCCGAGGAAGATCCAGGGCGCGGGGATGCCGAGGAGCAGCATCGAGTTCAGCTCCGGGAAGAGCCCCAGGAGCAGCGGAACCGCGCACAGCAGCAGGAGGAATCCGCTGCCCACCACGATGCCGAGTCTGAGTTGGCTGCGGATCAGGGAGTCCACGAGCAGCCTGCCGACGCCGGATTGTTCGGCGATTTCCCGCGCGACCGGGAAGTTCCGCGCTGATGCCGCATTGCCCCGCTGCGCGCGCACCCGGGACCGCCCGGGTGCGGGCGGCGGCAGTTCCGGGCTCATCCCCGGGCCCGGACCCGGTTGGCGGACATCCGTTCGCGCAGGATCGGGAGGTGCCTCCGGCTCACCGGCAGTTGGGCGCCGTTGATGTCCACCGAGGGGCCGCCTTTGCCGAGCCGGACCTGGGCCAGGTGGTGCAGTGCGATCAGATAGGAGCGGTGGATCCGCAGGAAACCGTGCGCCGCCCACTGTTCTTCCAACTCGTTCAGCGGCACCCGGATCAGGAAACTGCCTTCCGTGGTGTGCAACCGCGCGTAGTCGCCCTGCGCCTGGACGTAGCGGACGTCGCTGCGCCGGATCAGCTTGGTCACCCCGCCCTGGTCGACGGTGATCAGCTCGCCGGTCTCCGGCTGCGGCGCCTGCACTTGCTCCGCGATCCGCCGGATGGTTTCCGCCAACCGGGCGGCGCGCACCGGCTTGAGCAGATAGTCGACCGCGGCCAGCTCGAAGGCCTGCAGTGCCTGGTCTTCGTCCGCGGTGACGAAGACCACTGCGGGTTGCGCATCCCGGGCGAATCTGCCGACCACGCGGGCGATGTCCAGGCCGTCCAGCCCTGGCATGTGGATGTCCAGGAAGAGCGCGTCCACCGGATGCGCCTCGATCAGGCGCAGCACTTCGGCGCCGTCGGCGGCCGCATGCACCTCGCCGATCCGGGCGTCCTGGCCGAGCAGATAACGCAATTCGGCGATTGCCGGCGCCTCGTCGTCGGCAATGATGACATCGAGCAGTTCCGCACGCGGATGCCGGGGACCGTCGACGCTGACCATGTGCAACAGCATAACCATAACCAGATCGCGGCCGGCCCAGTGCGCGGATCAGTCGGCGCGGTGCTCGGGTTGGAACTTCGGCACCCGCAGGGTGATCAAGGTGCCGGCTCCGGGCCCGGTGTCGACCACCAGCCCGTGCTCGTCGCCGTACACCTGGCGCAGCCGGGCGTCCACATTGCGCAGTCCCACGTGGTCGCCGTCGTCGTGGCCGGCCAGCACCTCGGCCAAGTGGGCCGGGTCCATGCCGACGCCGTCGTCCTCGACGGTGATCTGCGCATACGCTCCGGCGTCCTGGGCGGTCAGTTTGATGTGGCCGACGCCGGCTTTGGCCTCGATGCCGTGCCGGACGGCGTTTTCCACCAACGGTTGCAGGCTCAGGAACGGAATCACCGTGCTGAGCACTTCGGGGCCGATCTGCAGGCTGACCTGGAGGCGTTCGCCGAACCGGGCCCGCTCCAGCAACAGGTAGCGGTCGATGGACCGGAGCTCTTCGGCCACCGTGGTGAAATCCCCGTGCCGGCGGAAGGAATACCGGGTGAAGTCGGCGAACTCGATCAGCAGTTCCCGGGCCCGCTGCGGATCGGAGATCACATAGGAAGCGATCGCATTGAGCGAGTTGTAGATGAAATGCGGGCTGATCTGCGCACGCAGCGCGCGTACCTCGGCCTCGATGAGCAGAGTGCGGGAGGCCGCCAATTCGGCCAACTGGACCTGCGCAGCGACCCAATCCGCGACTTCGTTGGCCGCTCGGAGCAAACCGGCCGAGGAACTCGAATTGACCGTGTTCGAAGGCGAACTCAGCGCGATCAGGCAGCCTACGATCCGGTCCTCTACCCGGATCGGCGCTACCACCGCGGCCACCAATTGCACCTCGTGCAGGGCATTTCCGGGGCTGAGCCGATAGACCTGGCTGCGGCCGTTCTGCAACGTCCGTTCGCTCAGTTCGAGCAAGGCCCGCTGCTGGGCGCCGCCGGGATCCGGCGGCCCCTGCCAAGCGAGCAGGCTCTGCGCATCGGTCAAGGCCAGGGCGTCGCAGCCCAGCAGTGCTTGCAGGTGCCGCACGGCTTTCCCGGCGCCGGCCGGGTGCAGGCCGTTGCGCAGGTGTTCGCCGGCCAGG
Proteins encoded in this window:
- a CDS encoding phosphatidate cytidylyltransferase, producing MQARPAAAVPPIPTRPASANSASTAPGRPGAAALLANPAVQPSKAAAVLQLPEQITAPSEKPSRAGRNLPAAIGVGLALLVVVLIGLLFYPPAFAVMVILASALGVWEVSRALLQRGVVVPIVPIMFSVVAMPVVGYYVGAEGLLFALVACALAVMIWRSLDETPGTGQSIFAGVFLIAWIPFLISFVLLLIRASDGPASALAFRGGWPELGALKVVTVLLLVVASDTFGYLFGALFGKHPMAPKISPKKSWEGFIGSVLGASLIGVLASVFLLREAWWVGVVLAVGIVLAGTTGDLAESMIKRELGVKDMSSILPGHGGLMDRLDSILFAAPAAFMLFSLLDWLQGL
- a CDS encoding DivIVA domain-containing protein, which encodes MAETIQGRAQGAPFARVDRKAYGYNVRQVDQFLASARAIYTGADSAEKPLTSHDVREMTFDAVRGGYEPQAVDAALDRLEDVFAQRERDALIAGKGEEAWMAQIGRLSSVLRARLHRAEGERFRRPKRNVRSYSVADVDALCAELLDYFEHDKPLSVDLVRRAVFSPAQGKDGYEEQQVDAFLDRVVELMAAID
- a CDS encoding sodium/solute symporter; the protein is MNPFGLPAIGLVVAATVVVGFFGLQLSRTTSDFYVASRTVRPWWNASAIGGEYLSAASYLGVAGLILLSGADALWFPIGYTAGYLMLLLFVAAPLRRSRAYTIPDFAEFRLASKAVRKVTSICVILVCWLYIVPQLQGAALTVSITAGLPGWVGPVLVIAVVCLVVMTGGMRSITFVQAFQFWLKFTALAVPAVFLLILVAGLPETPQAAAQAFGADTGTADSAAPVRTISLIVGLLFGTLGLPHVLVRFYTNPDGRSARRTTLIVLPLLGAFYLLPTVLGVLGRMFPVDSGKADATVLLLPAALLPGPGGQFLSALVIAGAFAAFLSSTSGLLVSLAGVVSQELFGGSVRGFRWAAVLGSLLPLAVALFSDATALAGSIGAVFAFTASTLCPLLLLGIWWRGLTDVGAIAGMIAGAVICGGASLAAPWAAAAGIGPGLLTDLLNQPAIVTVPLAFAVMILGSLLSADRVPRATSSILARLHTPEDPARQGFGVR
- a CDS encoding LytR/AlgR family response regulator transcription factor; translated protein: MLDVIIADDEAPAIAELRYLLGQDARIGEVHAAADGAEVLRLIEAHPVDALFLDIHMPGLDGLDIARVVGRFARDAQPAVVFVTADEDQALQAFELAAVDYLLKPVRAARLAETIRRIAEQVQAPQPETGELITVDQGGVTKLIRRSDVRYVQAQGDYARLHTTEGSFLIRVPLNELEEQWAAHGFLRIHRSYLIALHHLAQVRLGKGGPSVDINGAQLPVSRRHLPILRERMSANRVRARG
- a CDS encoding sensor histidine kinase → MQDSTFPLIAVFVGFAALVAFIGYLGFRLSKSHRELGTPAEHASYATLHLAALAGEHLRNGLHPAGAGKAVRHLQALLGCDALALTDAQSLLAWQGPPDPGGAQQRALLELSERTLQNGRSQVYRLSPGNALHEVQLVAAVVAPIRVEDRIVGCLIALSSPSNTVNSSSSAGLLRAANEVADWVAAQVQLAELAASRTLLIEAEVRALRAQISPHFIYNSLNAIASYVISDPQRARELLIEFADFTRYSFRRHGDFTTVAEELRSIDRYLLLERARFGERLQVSLQIGPEVLSTVIPFLSLQPLVENAVRHGIEAKAGVGHIKLTAQDAGAYAQITVEDDGVGMDPAHLAEVLAGHDDGDHVGLRNVDARLRQVYGDEHGLVVDTGPGAGTLITLRVPKFQPEHRAD